The proteins below are encoded in one region of Amycolatopsis acidiphila:
- a CDS encoding bifunctional 3'-5' exonuclease/DNA polymerase — protein sequence MHSYVGQEEDGTYTVLEPSGRRTVDLAGLAEQERAHQPRWVFASVERLYPELVRGGLRTSRCHDLSLAEGLLLAYEGRGGPRSLAAALARANGLEPPPDEPSHADAQPALFETRASGLPPGVAVVDAAKTVLAEQERRVRQCEHPDRMRLLIAAESASALVAAEMAHDGLPWRADVHDALLTEILGPRVAAGQRPKKLVELAARVSEAFGGKPVNPDSPASIVRAFGREGISIPSARAHVVRKIDHPAVPPLMEYRELSRLHSANGWAWLEEWVHDGRFRPEWVVGGVVSGRWASQGGGALQIPKTLRVCVRADPGWKLVVADAAQLEPRILTALSGDRRLAEVSASTDLYARLAEAMFPAVDEKSRGRAKIAMLSAMYGGTAGEAASLLALLRQRFPDAVSYVEHAAQAGERGERVRSRLGRTSPAPSEAWRALTGAAEDDGRGRQAARNWGRFTRNFVVQASAADFTAVLLATLRQRLPEPAQLVFFQHDEVIVHAPDEVAADVPALIDSSVAEASALMFGPSCPVHFPMHTAVVDTYADAK from the coding sequence GTGCACAGTTATGTCGGCCAGGAGGAGGACGGCACCTACACGGTGCTGGAACCATCCGGTCGGCGCACCGTCGACCTCGCCGGCCTTGCGGAGCAGGAGCGCGCGCACCAGCCGCGCTGGGTGTTCGCGTCGGTCGAGCGGCTGTACCCGGAGCTGGTGCGCGGCGGGCTGCGCACCAGCCGCTGCCACGACCTCTCGCTCGCCGAGGGGCTGCTGCTCGCGTATGAGGGCCGCGGCGGGCCCCGAAGCCTGGCCGCCGCGCTGGCCAGGGCCAACGGGCTCGAGCCGCCGCCGGACGAGCCGTCGCACGCGGACGCCCAGCCGGCGCTGTTCGAGACCCGCGCGTCGGGCCTGCCGCCCGGCGTGGCGGTGGTCGACGCGGCGAAGACGGTGCTGGCCGAGCAGGAGCGCCGCGTCCGGCAGTGCGAGCACCCCGACCGGATGCGGCTGCTGATCGCGGCCGAGTCGGCGAGCGCGCTCGTGGCCGCCGAGATGGCGCACGACGGCCTGCCCTGGCGTGCGGACGTCCACGACGCGCTGCTCACGGAGATCCTCGGGCCCCGGGTGGCCGCCGGGCAGCGGCCGAAGAAGCTGGTGGAGCTTGCGGCGCGGGTGAGCGAGGCCTTCGGTGGCAAACCGGTCAACCCGGACAGCCCGGCGTCGATCGTGCGTGCCTTCGGCCGCGAGGGGATCTCCATCCCGTCCGCGCGAGCGCATGTCGTGCGCAAGATCGACCATCCCGCGGTGCCGCCGCTGATGGAGTACCGCGAGCTGTCGCGGCTGCACTCGGCGAACGGCTGGGCGTGGCTCGAGGAGTGGGTGCACGACGGCCGGTTCCGCCCGGAGTGGGTGGTCGGCGGGGTGGTCTCGGGACGCTGGGCCAGCCAGGGCGGCGGAGCGCTGCAGATCCCGAAGACGCTGCGGGTGTGCGTGCGCGCGGACCCGGGCTGGAAGCTCGTGGTCGCGGACGCGGCCCAGCTCGAACCCCGGATCCTCACCGCGCTGTCCGGCGACCGGCGGCTGGCCGAGGTGTCCGCGTCGACCGATTTGTACGCGCGACTGGCCGAGGCGATGTTTCCTGCAGTGGACGAGAAGTCGCGCGGGCGCGCGAAGATCGCGATGTTGTCGGCGATGTACGGCGGCACGGCCGGGGAGGCGGCGTCGCTGCTGGCGTTGCTGCGTCAGCGTTTCCCGGACGCAGTGTCCTATGTGGAGCATGCCGCGCAGGCCGGCGAGCGCGGCGAGCGGGTCCGGTCCCGGCTGGGCCGCACGTCCCCGGCCCCGTCGGAGGCGTGGCGGGCGCTGACCGGCGCGGCGGAGGACGACGGCCGCGGCCGCCAGGCAGCGCGCAACTGGGGCCGGTTCACCCGGAACTTCGTGGTACAGGCGAGCGCGGCGGACTTCACCGCGGTGCTGCTCGCCACCCTGCGGCAGCGGCTTCCCGAGCCCGCGCAGCTGGTGTTCTTCCAGCACGACGAGGTGATCGTGCACGCGCCGGACGAAGTGGCCGCAGACGTGCCGGCGCTGATCGACTCCTCGGTGGCCGAAGCGTCGGCGCTGATGTTCGGCCCGTCGTGCCCGGTGCACTTCCCCATGCACACGGCGGTGGTCGACACCTACGCCGACGCGAAGTGA
- the hrpA gene encoding ATP-dependent RNA helicase HrpA, translating into MLRDEHRLRRRLDGARKSRDPERIARQIAGDIDAAELRVRRRRESLPEITYPAELPVSRRRDDIAAAIRDNQVVIVAGETGSGKTTQLPKICLELGLGVRGQIGHTQPRRLAARTVAERIASELGTELGGTVGYKVRFTDTSGDDTLVKLMTDGILLAEIQTDRLLRRYDTLIIDEAHERSLNIDFLLGYLKQLLPRRPDLKVIITSATIDAERFSEHFGGLGGSSPRDGHSGGAPIVEVSGRTYPVEVRYRPITDPDRPDDEDRDQVTAISDAVDELCAEGPGDILVFLSGEREIRDTADALSKQDRRNTEILPLYARLSAADQHRVFQRHAGRRIVLATNVAETSLTVPGIKYVIDPGTARISRYSHRTKVQRLPIEPISQASANQRKGRCGRTSDGICVRLYTEADFESRPEFTEPEILRTNLASVILQMTSLDLGDIAAFPFVEPPDRRQINDGVQLLQELGALEKDGLSDIGRKLAQLPVDPRLGRMVVEAAKNGCVREVMIIAAALSIQDPRERPADKQEAAQQQHARFADKTSDFLAYLNLWEYLREQQKALSNNQFRKLCRAEFLNYLRVREWQDIYSQLRQLAKPLGVTLNSEPADPQNVHISLISGLLSHIGLKDPDKGDYLGARGARFAVFPGSALFRKQPRWLISAELVETSRLWARVNARIEPEWVEPLAAHLVKRNYSEPHWERRRGAVMASERVTLFGVPLVVDRKVNYGRIDPELSRELFIRHALVEGDWDTQHRFFAENRALLDEVEDLENRARRHDLLVDDQTLFEFYDQRVGEEVVSGRHFDTWWKKTRRAQPDLLNFEKAMLINSAAEQVRESDYPDTWVQGSQRLALTYQFEPGADADGVTVHIPLPVLNQITPDGFDWQVPGLREELVTALIKSLPKQLRRNFVPAPDTAKYVLSQVGPADGPLLVVLARELQDLRGVAVPPDAWSEVPEHLRVTFRVVDEKGRKLREGKDLAALKRQLSGQVRETISKAADSIERAGLTRPAFGELPRVFASTRRGHEVKAFPALVDEGETVAVRMLDTPVEQRQEMWLGTRKLLRLNLPSPMKFISRNLSNSSKLVLGRNPHGSVAALLEDCVNCAVDKLIADNGGPVWDEAGFAVLLEKVRGGLNPLVLDVLSEVEQILLAANDVETRLADAHGPAESLADIRVQLDGLVFNGFVTATGFDRLPNLVRYLRAIERRIDKLANAAAKDVELLRDLQWLREEYQQTVDVLPPGVQPGPALVDVRWMLEELRVSYFAQTLGTAYPVSPKRILKALDAAA; encoded by the coding sequence ATGTTGCGCGACGAGCACCGGCTCCGTCGCCGGCTCGACGGTGCCCGCAAGTCGCGCGATCCCGAGCGCATCGCCCGGCAGATCGCGGGGGACATCGACGCCGCGGAGCTGCGGGTGCGCCGGCGCCGCGAGAGCCTGCCGGAGATCACCTACCCCGCCGAGCTGCCGGTCAGCAGGCGCAGGGACGACATCGCCGCCGCGATCCGGGACAACCAGGTCGTCATCGTCGCGGGCGAGACCGGGTCGGGCAAGACCACGCAGCTGCCGAAGATCTGCCTCGAACTGGGCCTCGGCGTGCGCGGTCAGATCGGGCACACCCAGCCCCGCCGCCTCGCCGCGCGCACGGTCGCCGAGCGCATCGCGAGCGAACTGGGCACCGAGCTCGGCGGCACGGTCGGCTACAAGGTCCGCTTCACCGACACCAGCGGCGACGACACGCTCGTCAAGCTGATGACCGACGGCATCCTGCTCGCCGAGATCCAGACCGACCGGCTGCTGCGCCGCTACGACACGCTGATCATCGACGAGGCCCACGAGCGCAGCCTCAACATCGACTTCCTGCTCGGCTACCTCAAGCAGCTGCTGCCGCGCCGTCCCGACCTCAAGGTGATCATCACCTCGGCGACCATCGACGCGGAGCGGTTTTCGGAGCATTTCGGGGGGCTCGGGGGGTCGTCCCCCCGGGACGGGCACAGCGGGGGCGCGCCGATCGTCGAGGTCTCGGGCCGCACCTATCCCGTCGAAGTCCGCTACCGCCCGATCACCGACCCCGACCGGCCCGACGACGAGGACCGCGACCAGGTGACGGCGATCTCCGACGCGGTGGACGAGCTGTGCGCCGAAGGGCCGGGCGACATCCTGGTCTTCCTCTCCGGGGAGCGGGAGATCCGCGACACCGCGGACGCGTTGTCCAAACAGGACCGTCGCAATACCGAGATACTGCCGCTGTACGCGCGGCTCTCGGCCGCCGACCAGCATCGGGTGTTCCAGCGGCACGCGGGCAGGCGGATCGTGCTGGCCACGAACGTCGCCGAGACCTCGCTCACCGTGCCCGGCATCAAGTACGTGATCGATCCCGGCACCGCACGCATCTCCCGGTACAGCCACCGCACGAAGGTGCAGCGGCTGCCGATCGAGCCGATCTCGCAGGCCTCGGCGAACCAGCGCAAGGGCCGCTGCGGGCGGACCTCCGACGGTATCTGCGTCCGCCTCTATACGGAAGCGGATTTCGAGTCCCGTCCGGAGTTCACCGAGCCGGAGATCCTGCGCACGAACCTCGCGTCGGTGATCCTGCAGATGACCTCGCTGGACCTGGGCGACATCGCCGCGTTCCCGTTCGTCGAGCCGCCGGACCGCCGCCAGATCAACGACGGCGTGCAGCTGCTGCAGGAGCTGGGCGCGCTGGAGAAGGACGGGCTGAGCGACATCGGGCGCAAGCTGGCGCAGCTGCCGGTGGACCCGCGGCTGGGCCGGATGGTGGTCGAGGCCGCGAAGAACGGCTGTGTCCGCGAGGTGATGATCATCGCCGCCGCACTGTCCATTCAGGACCCGCGCGAGCGCCCGGCCGACAAGCAGGAGGCCGCCCAGCAGCAGCACGCGCGGTTCGCCGACAAGACCTCGGACTTCCTCGCCTACCTGAACCTGTGGGAGTACCTGCGGGAGCAGCAGAAGGCGTTGTCGAACAACCAGTTCCGCAAGCTGTGCCGCGCCGAGTTCCTGAACTACCTGCGCGTGCGCGAATGGCAGGACATCTACAGCCAGCTGCGCCAGCTGGCCAAGCCGCTGGGCGTCACGCTGAACAGCGAGCCCGCCGACCCGCAGAACGTGCACATCTCGCTGATCTCCGGGCTGCTGTCGCACATCGGGCTGAAGGACCCGGACAAGGGTGACTACCTCGGCGCCCGCGGCGCGCGGTTCGCCGTGTTCCCCGGCTCGGCGTTGTTCCGCAAGCAGCCGCGGTGGCTGATCTCGGCCGAGCTGGTCGAGACCTCCCGGCTGTGGGCGCGGGTGAACGCGCGGATCGAACCGGAATGGGTGGAGCCGCTGGCCGCGCACCTGGTCAAGCGCAACTACTCCGAGCCGCACTGGGAGCGCAGGCGCGGCGCGGTGATGGCGAGCGAGCGGGTGACGCTGTTCGGCGTGCCGCTCGTGGTCGACCGCAAGGTGAACTACGGCCGCATCGACCCGGAGCTCTCGCGCGAGCTGTTCATCCGGCACGCGCTGGTCGAAGGCGACTGGGACACCCAGCACAGGTTCTTCGCCGAGAACCGTGCGCTGCTCGACGAGGTCGAGGACCTGGAGAACCGGGCCCGCCGGCATGACCTCCTGGTCGACGACCAGACGTTGTTCGAGTTCTACGACCAGCGCGTCGGCGAGGAGGTCGTCTCCGGACGGCATTTCGACACCTGGTGGAAGAAGACGCGGCGCGCGCAGCCGGACCTGCTCAACTTCGAGAAGGCCATGCTGATCAACTCGGCCGCCGAGCAGGTCCGCGAGTCCGACTACCCGGACACCTGGGTGCAGGGCTCGCAGCGGCTGGCGTTGACCTACCAGTTCGAGCCCGGTGCCGACGCCGACGGCGTGACGGTGCACATCCCGCTGCCGGTGCTCAACCAGATCACGCCCGACGGGTTCGACTGGCAGGTGCCGGGGCTGCGCGAGGAGCTGGTGACCGCGCTGATCAAATCGTTGCCCAAGCAGTTGCGGCGCAACTTCGTGCCGGCGCCGGACACCGCGAAGTACGTGCTGTCGCAGGTGGGTCCGGCCGACGGACCGTTGCTCGTCGTGCTGGCGCGTGAGCTGCAGGACCTGCGCGGGGTCGCGGTCCCGCCGGACGCCTGGTCGGAAGTGCCCGAACACCTGCGGGTCACGTTCCGGGTGGTCGACGAAAAGGGCCGGAAACTGCGTGAGGGCAAGGATCTCGCGGCCCTGAAGCGGCAGCTGAGCGGTCAGGTCCGGGAGACGATCTCCAAGGCGGCCGACAGCATCGAGCGTGCCGGGCTGACCAGGCCGGCGTTCGGGGAGCTGCCGCGGGTGTTCGCGAGCACCCGGCGCGGGCACGAGGTGAAAGCGTTTCCCGCGCTGGTCGACGAGGGCGAAACGGTGGCCGTGCGGATGCTCGACACGCCGGTCGAACAGCGGCAGGAGATGTGGCTGGGCACGCGGAAGCTGTTGCGGCTGAACCTGCCCTCGCCGATGAAGTTCATCAGCCGCAACCTGTCGAACTCCTCGAAACTGGTGCTGGGGCGCAATCCGCACGGCAGCGTGGCCGCGCTGCTGGAGGACTGCGTGAACTGCGCGGTGGACAAGCTCATCGCCGACAACGGTGGGCCGGTCTGGGACGAGGCCGGGTTCGCGGTGCTGCTGGAGAAGGTGCGCGGCGGGCTGAACCCGCTCGTGCTCGACGTACTGTCCGAAGTGGAGCAGATCCTGCTCGCGGCGAACGACGTGGAGACCCGGCTGGCGGACGCGCACGGCCCCGCCGAGTCGCTCGCGGACATCCGGGTGCAGCTTGATGGCTTGGTGTTCAACGGCTTCGTGACGGCGACCGGCTTCGACCGGCTGCCGAACCTCGTGCGGTACCTGCGCGCGATCGAGCGTCGGATCGACAAACTCGCCAACGCGGCGGCGAAGGACGTCGAGCTGCTGCGGGACCTGCAGTGGCTGCGCGAGGAGTACCAGCAGACCGTCGACGTGCTCCCGCCGGGCGTCCAGCCGGGCCCCGCGCTGGTGGACGTGCGCTGGATGCTGGAGGAGCTGCGGGTGAGCTACTTCGCGCAGACGCTCGGCACCGCGTACCCGGTCTCCCCGAAGCGGATCCTGAAGGCCCTGGACGCGGCGGCCTGA
- a CDS encoding lactate 2-monooxygenase, protein MAERFGGYQNEIYLQGLAGTTPALSTDLTALEESAAAVLTPEALGYVAGGAGAGATMRANREAFDRWKIVPRMLTGATDRDLTTTLFGAELPAPVLLAPVGVQSIVHPDGELATARAAAGMGLPMILSTASTRTIEQVAEANGDGPRWFQLYWPNDQDVTASILERAHKAGYTTLVVTLDTWSLAWRPRDLDRAYLPFIRNEGTAIAMSDPAFRARLAKTPEDDAATAILQWVGMFTGTDHSWDQLVVLRELWDGPIVLKGIQHVDDARRAADAGMNGVVVSNHGGRQVDGALGALEALPGIAQAVGDQLEVLFDSGVRTGSDVIKALALGAKAVLLGRPFVYGLALGGEDGVRHVLRSLLADLDLTLALAGHRTAAALTPSALVRG, encoded by the coding sequence GTGGCCGAGCGGTTCGGTGGCTACCAGAACGAGATCTACCTGCAGGGGCTGGCCGGAACGACGCCGGCCCTGAGCACCGACCTGACCGCGCTGGAGGAGTCCGCCGCGGCGGTGCTCACGCCCGAGGCGCTCGGCTACGTGGCCGGTGGTGCCGGGGCCGGGGCGACCATGCGGGCGAACCGGGAAGCCTTCGACCGCTGGAAGATCGTGCCGCGGATGCTCACCGGCGCGACCGACCGCGACCTGACCACCACACTGTTCGGTGCCGAGCTGCCCGCACCGGTCCTGCTCGCGCCCGTCGGGGTGCAGTCGATCGTGCATCCCGACGGCGAGCTGGCGACCGCGCGCGCCGCGGCGGGGATGGGCTTGCCGATGATCCTGTCCACCGCGTCCACCCGCACGATCGAACAGGTCGCCGAGGCGAACGGCGACGGGCCGCGGTGGTTCCAGCTGTACTGGCCCAACGACCAGGACGTCACCGCGAGCATCCTCGAGCGGGCGCACAAGGCCGGTTACACGACGCTGGTGGTCACCCTCGACACCTGGTCGCTCGCCTGGCGGCCCCGCGACCTCGACCGCGCGTACCTGCCGTTCATCAGGAACGAGGGCACCGCGATCGCGATGTCCGACCCGGCGTTCCGCGCGCGGCTGGCGAAGACGCCGGAGGACGACGCGGCGACGGCGATCCTGCAGTGGGTGGGCATGTTCACCGGCACCGACCACAGCTGGGACCAGCTGGTGGTGCTGCGCGAGCTGTGGGACGGCCCGATCGTGCTCAAGGGCATCCAGCACGTCGACGACGCGCGGCGCGCGGCCGACGCCGGGATGAACGGGGTCGTGGTGTCCAACCACGGCGGGCGGCAGGTCGACGGCGCGCTCGGCGCGCTGGAGGCGCTGCCGGGTATCGCGCAGGCCGTCGGCGACCAGCTGGAGGTGCTGTTCGACTCGGGCGTGCGCACCGGTTCCGACGTGATCAAGGCCCTTGCCCTGGGGGCGAAGGCGGTCCTGCTCGGCAGGCCGTTCGTGTACGGCCTCGCGCTCGGCGGCGAGGACGGCGTGCGGCACGTCCTACGCAGCCTGCTCGCCGATCTCGACCTGACGCTCGCGCTGGCCGGGCACCGCACCGCGGCGGCGCTGACCCCCTCGGCACTGGTCCGCGGCTGA
- a CDS encoding Bcr/CflA family multidrug efflux MFS transporter: MTATTTPPKPRTLRNALILGSLSAFAPLSIDMYLPALPRMAGDLHSADATLQLTLTAFIIGLAVGQLVLGPISDAVGRRTPLLAGLVLYAVSSVLCALSPSVELLIAARALQALGAAAGIVIARAIVRDLYSGTAMTKFFSLLMLVSGLGPVLAPVIGGQILRLTSWRGVFVVLTVFGALLLLATVLALPEPLPPARRSPNRLAATLRTYRGLLADRSFLGYALAGALMFGGLFAYVSASSFVLQGVYGLSPQEFSLVFGANGVGIVLAGQLNGWLVGRFPERALLAAGLIVSAAGGLGVLAAAVFSLPLAALLVPLLLLVSSIGMVMPNASSLALADHPSTAGAASALLGVLQFVIGGLATPLVGIGGERTAIPMGTVMACFAVAALVIFLATKRRAPTDPTLATAER, from the coding sequence ATGACGGCGACCACGACACCCCCCAAGCCCCGGACCCTGCGCAACGCCCTGATCCTCGGCAGCCTCTCGGCGTTCGCGCCACTGTCGATCGACATGTACCTGCCCGCGTTGCCGCGGATGGCGGGCGATCTGCACAGCGCCGACGCGACGCTGCAGCTGACGCTGACTGCCTTCATCATCGGGCTGGCGGTGGGACAGCTGGTGCTCGGCCCGATCTCCGACGCCGTCGGCAGACGGACGCCGTTGCTCGCCGGGCTCGTCCTGTACGCGGTGTCGTCCGTGCTCTGCGCGCTGAGCCCGTCGGTCGAGCTGCTCATCGCGGCGCGGGCACTGCAGGCGCTCGGCGCGGCGGCGGGCATCGTGATCGCCCGCGCGATCGTGCGGGACCTGTACTCCGGCACGGCGATGACGAAGTTCTTCTCGCTGCTGATGCTGGTCAGCGGCCTCGGGCCGGTCCTCGCCCCGGTGATCGGCGGGCAGATCCTGCGGCTGACGTCGTGGCGTGGTGTGTTCGTCGTGCTGACCGTGTTCGGCGCGCTGCTGCTGCTCGCGACCGTGCTCGCGCTGCCCGAGCCCCTGCCGCCGGCCCGACGCAGCCCCAACCGGCTCGCCGCCACCCTGCGCACCTACCGCGGGCTACTGGCCGACCGGTCCTTCCTCGGCTACGCGCTCGCCGGCGCGCTGATGTTCGGCGGCCTGTTCGCGTACGTGTCGGCGTCGTCCTTCGTGCTCCAAGGCGTCTACGGGTTGAGCCCGCAGGAGTTCAGCCTGGTCTTCGGCGCCAACGGCGTCGGGATCGTGCTCGCCGGCCAGCTCAACGGCTGGCTCGTCGGCCGCTTCCCCGAACGCGCGCTGCTCGCGGCCGGGCTGATCGTGTCCGCCGCTGGCGGGCTGGGCGTGCTGGCGGCCGCGGTGTTCTCGCTGCCGCTGGCCGCGCTGCTGGTGCCGTTGCTGCTGCTGGTATCGAGCATCGGCATGGTCATGCCGAACGCGTCCTCGCTCGCGCTCGCCGATCACCCCAGCACCGCGGGCGCGGCGTCGGCGCTGCTGGGCGTGCTGCAGTTCGTCATCGGCGGCCTTGCCACCCCGCTGGTCGGGATCGGCGGCGAGCGGACCGCGATCCCGATGGGCACGGTGATGGCCTGCTTCGCCGTCGCCGCCCTGGTGATCTTCCTGGCTACGAAGAGGCGAGCGCCGACAGATCCGACTCTCGCAACTGCTGAGCGGTAA